The Blastomonas fulva genome contains a region encoding:
- a CDS encoding twin-arginine translocation pathway signal protein, with the protein MGRSKRSAAIAAMAMVTMVPAYPALAETASQDAAVPAASPAPFVAADFQVPTLVEAPGFKVVPLGPELVDIDFAAYMSSIEHLQTTFTRSTSWPHANVSAADAMKDMQTEQARFATRESFAYAVLTPDGKRERGCVYVYPSEVPGYDAVVTMWVTKAEFDAGFDAELYAWATEWVAKEWPFAKVAYPGRSIDWATWDAKVAAK; encoded by the coding sequence ATGGGCAGGAGCAAACGGAGCGCTGCCATCGCAGCGATGGCGATGGTGACGATGGTGCCGGCCTATCCGGCGCTGGCGGAAACGGCATCGCAGGACGCAGCGGTGCCAGCGGCATCGCCTGCACCTTTCGTCGCGGCGGATTTCCAGGTGCCGACGCTGGTCGAAGCGCCCGGGTTCAAGGTCGTCCCGCTGGGCCCCGAACTGGTCGATATCGATTTCGCAGCATACATGTCCTCGATCGAGCACCTGCAGACGACCTTCACCCGCTCCACCAGCTGGCCGCACGCCAACGTGTCCGCCGCCGATGCGATGAAGGACATGCAGACCGAGCAGGCGAGGTTCGCCACGCGCGAGTCCTTCGCCTATGCGGTGCTTACCCCCGACGGCAAGCGCGAGCGCGGCTGCGTCTATGTCTATCCCAGCGAGGTTCCAGGCTATGACGCGGTGGTGACGATGTGGGTCACCAAGGCGGAGTTCGATGCAGGCTTCGATGCGGAGCTTTACGCCTGGGCGACCGAGTGGGTGGCGAAGGAGTGGCCGTTTGCGAAGGTTGCTTATCCCGGACGGTCAATCGACTGGGCGACCTGGGATGCGAAGGTGGCGGCGAAATAG
- a CDS encoding serine hydrolase domain-containing protein, with amino-acid sequence MKHRILLALAATGLLGATAFSLYGIESKAADGGETMIAAVPGVSTEALNAEIDRLFAEDEMEETRALLIVRGGEIVAERYAPGYDRDTRFISWSMAKSVTAVLVGLMVADGRLALDAPAPVPDWQRPGDPRGAITLRHLLHMASGLQHTEAGDPPYESDEVRMLFLDGRNDMVRYAASQPLEAEPGSKFEYSTNTTVILSDIITRQLTDSKDPEVRRRAMLDYMRGRLFEPLGITSMVPEFDSSGTMIGGSIIQGNARDWAKFGEFLRNKGSIAGNQFLTRGWVDFMLTSSPNNPTYGGHIWLNKPNTAGQRKILYPELLPGDVFAAQGHLGQFVIVSPSQRLTIVRLGKTQDNELDPVKAQLGKIAALFPRG; translated from the coding sequence ATGAAGCACCGCATCCTCCTTGCCCTTGCCGCAACCGGCCTTCTGGGCGCAACCGCTTTCAGCCTTTACGGCATCGAGAGCAAGGCCGCCGACGGCGGCGAGACGATGATCGCGGCGGTACCGGGCGTGTCGACGGAAGCGCTGAATGCCGAGATCGACCGGCTGTTTGCCGAAGACGAGATGGAAGAGACCCGCGCGCTGCTGATCGTGCGCGGCGGCGAGATCGTCGCCGAGCGTTATGCGCCGGGCTATGACCGCGACACCCGTTTCATCAGCTGGTCGATGGCCAAGAGCGTGACCGCGGTGCTGGTCGGGCTGATGGTCGCCGATGGCAGGCTGGCGCTCGATGCCCCCGCCCCGGTGCCCGACTGGCAGCGCCCTGGCGATCCACGCGGCGCGATCACGCTGCGGCACCTGCTGCACATGGCATCGGGGCTGCAGCATACCGAGGCAGGCGATCCACCCTATGAATCTGACGAGGTGCGGATGCTGTTCCTCGACGGGCGCAACGACATGGTACGCTATGCCGCCAGCCAGCCGCTGGAGGCCGAGCCCGGATCGAAGTTCGAATATTCGACCAACACCACCGTGATCCTCAGCGACATCATCACCCGGCAGCTGACCGACAGCAAGGACCCCGAGGTCCGCCGCCGGGCCATGCTCGACTATATGCGCGGGCGGCTGTTCGAACCTCTGGGCATCACCTCGATGGTACCGGAGTTCGATTCCTCGGGCACGATGATCGGCGGATCGATCATCCAGGGCAACGCGCGCGACTGGGCGAAGTTCGGCGAGTTCCTGCGCAACAAGGGCTCGATCGCGGGCAACCAGTTCCTGACGCGCGGCTGGGTCGATTTCATGCTCACCAGCTCGCCCAACAATCCGACCTATGGCGGACATATCTGGCTCAACAAGCCGAACACCGCTGGGCAGCGCAAGATTCTCTATCCCGAACTGCTGCCCGGCGACGTCTTCGCGGCGCAGGGCCATCTGGGCCAGTTCGTCATCGTCAGCCCCAGCCAGCGGCTGACCATCGTGCGGCTGGGCAAGACGCAGGACAACGAACTGGACCCGGTCAAGGCGCAGCTCGGCAAAATCGCGGCGCTCTTCCCCAGGGGATAG
- a CDS encoding alginate export family protein, whose amino-acid sequence MMTAVAGLASPVCAQAPAEDGLTISGTVRVRYEMLEGQYRPALPPRDDALTTQTAIALDYRSGHWHLSAELIDARGYWIDAPGAVSTSEVDAMELSRASIAYRDGPVEITAGRLHLNLGSRRLAARNAFRNTTNSFTGLRLDWHGRSGDTLTAFYTLPHTRLPSDRAALIDNRVRWDRESFDLAFWGAHYTRPDLFRGITLQANIFRLNERDGDNGPNRNRQLLTAGARLHRAPQAGSWDIDMEGAVQTGSIRQSIAPGAPRQDVRAFFAHAELGFSPDLPGHPRISALFDIASGDDPRSASFTRFDTLFGARRWEFGPSGIFGALARTNILAPGLRLETAPAPRWDVMALWRPTWVHSRRDRFSNTGPADPTGTSGRFAGHMIEVRLGHWLVENRLRLEAGTAVLTSGALLETAPNAPRFGDTRYAYGQMTVSF is encoded by the coding sequence ATGATGACAGCGGTAGCTGGGCTGGCCTCCCCGGTGTGTGCGCAGGCGCCCGCAGAGGACGGCCTGACCATCTCGGGCACCGTGCGCGTCCGCTATGAAATGCTCGAGGGCCAGTACCGCCCCGCTTTGCCCCCGCGCGACGATGCCCTCACAACCCAGACCGCGATCGCCCTAGATTATCGCAGCGGGCACTGGCACCTGTCCGCCGAGTTGATCGATGCGCGGGGCTATTGGATCGATGCACCCGGCGCCGTCAGCACCAGCGAGGTCGACGCGATGGAGCTCAGCCGCGCCTCGATCGCCTATCGGGACGGCCCGGTCGAGATCACCGCGGGGCGGTTGCATCTCAATCTGGGTTCGCGCAGGCTGGCGGCGCGCAACGCGTTCCGCAACACCACCAACAGCTTCACCGGGCTGCGGCTGGACTGGCACGGGCGCAGCGGCGACACGCTGACCGCCTTCTATACGCTGCCGCACACTCGGCTGCCCTCCGACCGGGCGGCGCTGATCGACAACCGGGTGCGCTGGGACCGCGAGAGCTTCGACCTTGCCTTCTGGGGGGCGCATTACACCCGTCCCGACCTGTTCCGCGGCATCACGCTGCAGGCGAACATCTTCCGCCTGAACGAGCGCGACGGCGACAACGGCCCCAACCGCAACCGCCAGTTGCTCACCGCAGGTGCGCGGCTGCATCGCGCGCCGCAGGCGGGGAGCTGGGATATCGACATGGAGGGCGCGGTGCAGACCGGCAGCATCCGCCAGTCGATCGCGCCGGGAGCGCCCCGCCAGGATGTCCGCGCGTTCTTTGCGCATGCAGAGCTTGGCTTCAGTCCCGATCTGCCGGGGCATCCGCGGATTTCGGCGCTGTTCGATATCGCCAGCGGGGATGATCCGCGCAGCGCGAGCTTCACGCGGTTCGACACGCTGTTCGGCGCGCGCCGCTGGGAATTCGGACCCAGCGGGATTTTCGGCGCGCTGGCGCGGACCAACATCCTCGCGCCGGGGCTGCGGCTGGAAACCGCGCCCGCCCCGCGCTGGGACGTGATGGCGCTGTGGCGTCCCACCTGGGTGCACAGCCGCCGCGACCGGTTCAGCAACACCGGCCCTGCCGACCCGACCGGCACATCCGGTCGCTTTGCAGGGCATATGATCGAGGTCAGGCTTGGCCATTGGCTGGTCGAGAACAGACTGCGGCTTGAGGCTGGCACGGCGGTGCTCACCAGTGGCGCGCTGCTGGAGACTGCACCCAATGCGCCGCGGTTCGGCGATACGCGCTATGCCTATGGCCAGATGACAGTGAGCTTCTGA
- the mnmA gene encoding tRNA 2-thiouridine(34) synthase MnmA, whose translation MNALPTPDFQLNGDMKARRIVVAMSGGVDSSVVAGLAAATGAETIGITLQLYDHGAAVKRAGSCCAGQDIRDARAVADRLGISHYVFDHESRFRESVVERFADEYMAGRTPIPCIQCNMGVKFTDLLQMARDLGADCLATGHYVRRMTGSDGRSELHRALDPARDQSYFLFATTDAQMDFLRFPLGDLPKPQVRALAQQMGLINAAKPDSQDICFVPDGDYASVVRKVRPDADTGGTIVHIDGRVLGEHKGLIHFTIGQRKGLEIGGQPEPLYVVKLDAATRRVVVGPREALATRAAQIVDMNWIGGAYEGPMEVKVRSLAKPASARIEGTGADRRLVFLRPEYGVAPGQAAVLYAGTRVLGGGWIASTEPVEPALAA comes from the coding sequence ATGAACGCTCTTCCCACCCCCGATTTCCAGCTGAACGGCGATATGAAGGCCCGGCGAATCGTCGTGGCGATGTCGGGCGGAGTCGATTCGTCGGTGGTCGCAGGGCTGGCCGCGGCAACCGGCGCGGAAACGATCGGCATCACACTGCAGCTTTATGATCATGGCGCAGCGGTCAAGCGCGCAGGATCGTGCTGTGCCGGGCAGGATATCCGCGATGCGCGCGCGGTCGCCGATCGCCTCGGCATATCGCATTACGTGTTCGACCATGAAAGCCGCTTCCGCGAATCCGTGGTCGAGCGGTTTGCCGACGAGTATATGGCGGGACGCACCCCGATCCCCTGCATCCAGTGCAACATGGGGGTGAAGTTCACCGACCTGCTGCAGATGGCGCGCGATCTGGGGGCCGATTGCCTCGCCACCGGCCACTACGTCCGTCGCATGACGGGTAGCGATGGCCGCTCCGAACTGCACCGCGCGCTCGATCCGGCGCGCGACCAGAGCTATTTCCTGTTCGCGACCACCGATGCGCAGATGGATTTCCTGCGCTTCCCGCTAGGCGATCTGCCCAAGCCCCAGGTGCGCGCGCTGGCGCAGCAGATGGGGCTGATCAATGCGGCCAAGCCCGACAGCCAGGACATCTGTTTCGTCCCCGATGGCGATTATGCCTCGGTGGTGCGCAAGGTCCGCCCCGATGCCGACACCGGCGGGACGATCGTGCACATCGACGGCCGCGTGCTGGGCGAGCACAAGGGGCTGATCCATTTCACCATCGGCCAGCGCAAAGGGCTCGAGATCGGCGGCCAGCCCGAGCCGTTGTATGTCGTGAAGCTCGATGCCGCGACGCGGCGCGTCGTCGTCGGCCCGCGCGAAGCGCTGGCGACCCGGGCTGCGCAGATCGTCGACATGAACTGGATCGGCGGCGCCTATGAAGGGCCGATGGAGGTCAAGGTACGCTCGCTGGCCAAGCCCGCGTCCGCGCGCATCGAGGGCACCGGTGCCGACCGGCGGCTGGTGTTCCTGCGACCCGAATACGGCGTTGCGCCGGGACAGGCAGCGGTGCTCTATGCCGGCACCCGCGTGCTCGGCGGCGGCTGGATCGCCAGCACCGAGCCGGTCGAGCCCGCACTCGCCGCCTGA
- a CDS encoding CtrA inhibitor SciP codes for MIENQKIKPAQVIGPLGEPLTLDNLPAPGTKRWVVRRKAEVVAAVNGGLLTIDEVCERYDLTLEEFASWQRAVDRSGMPGLRVTRIQHYRDLYERQQRY; via the coding sequence ATGATCGAGAATCAGAAAATCAAACCAGCACAGGTCATCGGTCCGCTCGGCGAGCCGCTGACGCTGGACAATCTGCCGGCCCCCGGCACGAAGCGCTGGGTGGTTCGTCGCAAGGCCGAGGTCGTGGCTGCCGTCAATGGCGGGCTGCTGACCATCGACGAGGTGTGCGAGCGTTACGATCTGACGTTGGAAGAATTCGCCTCGTGGCAGCGGGCTGTCGACCGGTCGGGCATGCCCGGCCTCAGGGTGACCCGTATCCAGCATTACCGCGATCTGTACGAGCGCCAGCAGCGCTACTGA
- a CDS encoding DUF4167 domain-containing protein codes for MDQGNRIDSRARGNATQMLEKYKKMAHDAQMNGDRVATEYYLQFADHYFRVLADNRARQDEYRRPREDQGRDAGSDYADDDDDNGGYPGQGNSQRGYTSSLDHADEQSRGNQDDDQDEGDDDNRGNIRPVNRQNEGRQNEGRQNDSRQNDGRQNEGRQNEARRERRPREDRPDQRDTNRDANRNDDTGGERPSRQRNERTLRPQPRDDASQAPSPAASSDGDQAPPRRGRGRPPRAVEASEGNGLDPMILPPAIGAAPEAASAESEAAKPKRRAAPRRKAAESGDVEAAAADS; via the coding sequence ATGGACCAGGGCAACCGCATCGACAGCCGGGCGCGTGGCAATGCCACCCAGATGCTCGAAAAATACAAGAAGATGGCGCACGATGCGCAGATGAACGGTGACCGCGTGGCCACCGAATATTATCTGCAGTTTGCCGATCACTATTTCCGCGTGCTCGCCGACAACCGCGCCCGGCAGGACGAATATCGTCGTCCGCGCGAGGACCAGGGCCGCGATGCCGGCAGCGATTACGCCGATGACGATGACGACAACGGCGGCTATCCGGGCCAGGGCAACAGCCAGCGCGGCTACACCTCGTCGCTCGATCACGCCGACGAACAGTCGCGGGGCAATCAGGATGACGATCAGGACGAAGGCGACGACGACAACCGTGGCAACATCCGTCCGGTGAACCGTCAAAACGAGGGGCGTCAGAACGAAGGCCGCCAGAACGACAGCCGCCAAAATGATGGCCGCCAGAACGAGGGCCGTCAGAATGAGGCGCGGCGGGAACGGCGTCCGCGCGAGGACCGTCCCGACCAGCGCGACACCAATCGCGATGCCAACCGCAACGACGACACCGGCGGCGAGCGTCCGTCGCGCCAGCGCAATGAACGCACGCTGCGCCCGCAGCCGCGCGACGATGCTTCGCAGGCGCCCTCGCCCGCAGCATCGAGCGATGGCGACCAGGCACCGCCGCGTCGCGGCCGCGGTCGTCCGCCCCGCGCGGTCGAAGCATCAGAAGGCAACGGCCTGGATCCGATGATCCTGCCGCCCGCCATCGGTGCCGCGCCCGAAGCAGCCTCTGCCGAGTCCGAAGCCGCCAAACCCAAGCGCCGCGCAGCTCCGCGTCGCAAGGCCGCGGAATCGGGCGATGTCGAAGCAGCCGCAGCCGATAGCTGA
- the prmC gene encoding peptide chain release factor N(5)-glutamine methyltransferase has translation MTIAEALREATQTLARVSDTPRLDAELLMAHTFGISRSTLLLKRMRDDVPAAFAALIARRSAHEPVAYITGRQDFWTLTLKVTPAVLIPRADSETLIEAAISALTERPPARILDLGTGSGALLLAALAQWRDARGVGIDASDAALAIAQSNASTLGFGDRARMLPGDWRQPGWWDALPAPFDLIVCNPPYVETTAMLAPQVMEHEPHCALFAGEDGLDDYRILIPALPALLAPEGIAILEIGAGQREDVAALATASGFAVDCRQDLAGHDRALILRPGRPD, from the coding sequence ATGACCATCGCAGAGGCACTGCGCGAGGCAACGCAGACGCTGGCTCGCGTCTCCGACACCCCGCGGCTCGATGCCGAACTGCTGATGGCGCACACCTTCGGCATCTCACGCAGCACATTGCTGCTGAAGCGAATGCGCGATGACGTTCCAGCTGCATTCGCCGCGTTGATCGCCCGCCGCTCGGCGCATGAGCCCGTGGCGTATATCACCGGAAGGCAGGACTTCTGGACGCTGACGCTCAAGGTAACGCCGGCGGTGCTGATCCCGCGCGCCGACAGCGAAACGCTGATCGAGGCGGCGATCAGTGCCCTGACCGAGCGGCCGCCAGCGCGAATCCTCGACCTTGGCACCGGATCGGGCGCGCTGTTGCTCGCGGCGCTCGCGCAGTGGCGAGACGCGCGAGGCGTTGGCATCGATGCCAGCGACGCCGCGCTCGCCATCGCGCAGTCGAATGCCAGCACGCTCGGCTTTGGCGATCGCGCCCGGATGCTACCCGGCGACTGGCGCCAGCCCGGCTGGTGGGACGCGCTGCCTGCCCCGTTCGACCTGATCGTTTGCAACCCGCCTTATGTGGAGACCACGGCCATGCTCGCGCCGCAGGTGATGGAGCACGAGCCGCACTGCGCGCTGTTTGCAGGCGAAGACGGTCTGGATGATTATCGCATCCTCATCCCTGCGCTCCCCGCACTGCTCGCCCCGGAGGGCATCGCGATCCTCGAGATCGGCGCGGGCCAGCGGGAGGATGTTGCTGCGCTGGCAACCGCAAGCGGCTTTGCCGTGGATTGCCGACAGGACCTCGCCGGACACGACCGCGCACTGATATTGCGTCCCGGAAGGCCGGATTGA
- the prfA gene encoding peptide chain release factor 1 produces the protein MTRISPERIAQIEARYQELQARMASGALDGEEFVRTSKDYAELEPVARAAGEVRRLRAELEVLQGLIAAPESEPEIIEMAAEEAQDLRERLPAAEQQLAIQLLPRDSADMRPAMLEIRAGTGGDEAALFAGDLLRMYSRFAEEQGWRIEIMSASASDVGGFKEVIASVNGAGVFAKLKYESGVHRVQRVPVTESGGRIHTSAATVAVLPEPEAVDIQINDNDLRIDVYRASGSGGQHVNTTDSAVRITHLPSGLVVTQQDEKSQHKNKAKALKVLGARLYELERSKAAATEADARKSMVGSGDRSERIRTYNFPQGRVTDHRINLTLHRLDEILAGAGLSELIDALTAQDQASRLANMEMAG, from the coding sequence ATGACCCGCATCTCGCCCGAACGCATCGCGCAGATCGAGGCGCGGTATCAGGAGCTGCAGGCGCGGATGGCGTCGGGAGCGCTCGACGGCGAGGAGTTCGTGCGCACCTCGAAGGACTATGCCGAGCTCGAGCCGGTCGCGCGCGCGGCGGGCGAGGTGCGTCGGCTGCGCGCCGAGCTGGAAGTGCTCCAGGGCCTGATCGCCGCGCCCGAGTCCGAGCCCGAGATCATCGAGATGGCCGCCGAGGAAGCGCAGGACCTGCGCGAGCGGCTGCCCGCAGCGGAGCAGCAGCTGGCCATCCAGCTGCTGCCGCGCGACAGCGCCGACATGCGCCCGGCGATGCTCGAAATCCGCGCCGGCACGGGCGGCGACGAGGCCGCGCTGTTCGCGGGCGATCTGTTGCGGATGTATTCGCGCTTTGCCGAAGAGCAGGGCTGGCGGATCGAGATCATGTCGGCCAGCGCTTCGGATGTCGGCGGCTTCAAGGAGGTCATCGCCTCGGTCAACGGCGCGGGCGTGTTCGCCAAGCTGAAATACGAAAGCGGCGTCCACCGAGTGCAGCGCGTGCCGGTGACCGAAAGCGGCGGGCGGATCCATACGTCGGCGGCCACCGTCGCGGTGCTCCCCGAGCCCGAAGCGGTCGATATCCAGATCAACGACAACGACCTGCGCATCGATGTCTATCGCGCGTCGGGATCGGGCGGGCAGCACGTCAACACCACCGACAGCGCGGTGCGCATCACCCACCTGCCCTCTGGCCTTGTCGTGACGCAGCAGGACGAAAAGTCGCAGCACAAGAACAAGGCCAAGGCGCTCAAGGTCCTGGGCGCACGGCTGTACGAGCTCGAGCGCAGCAAGGCCGCCGCGACCGAGGCCGATGCGCGCAAGTCGATGGTCGGGTCAGGCGACCGGTCCGAGCGCATCCGCACCTACAATTTCCCGCAAGGCCGGGTGACCGACCACCGCATCAACCTGACATTGCACCGGCTCGACGAGATCCTGGCGGGTGCGGGGCTGAGCGAACTGATCGACGCGCTTACCGCGCAGGACCAGGCGAGCCGGCTTGCCAACATGGAGATGGCGGGGTGA
- the hisS gene encoding histidine--tRNA ligase encodes MGKITTPGAIRGTQDIFGQDQERFGHVVDTFDRVRRLYNFRRVEMPVFEATAVFARSLGETTDVVSKEMYSFDDKGGDSLTLRPEFTAGLARAYLTNGWQQYAPLKLATHGPLFRYERPQKGRYRQFHQIDAEIIGAAEPQADVELLVMADQILRELGITEGVTLQLNTLGDAASRDAWRAALIEHFRAHSGDLSKDSQDRLERNPLRILDSKEAQDRPIADSAPDIDAYLTDEAGAFFESVTNGLDAAGVAWTRNARLVRGLDYYRHTAFEFVTDRLGAQGTVLGGGRYDGLIENLGGPHTPAVGWAAGIERLAMLCDDAVLGGGLDVIIALEDDRALADATSAQATLRNHGISSDMIATGSPRKRYDKAAKINASLLISFQHDGAAAKANIKAAPDSELHARVAALLQSSASN; translated from the coding sequence ATGGGCAAAATTACAACACCAGGCGCGATCCGCGGGACGCAGGACATCTTCGGGCAGGACCAGGAGCGGTTCGGCCATGTCGTCGATACGTTCGATCGCGTGCGCCGTCTCTACAACTTCCGCCGGGTCGAGATGCCGGTGTTCGAGGCAACCGCGGTGTTCGCGCGGTCGCTGGGCGAAACCACCGATGTCGTCAGCAAGGAAATGTACTCGTTCGACGACAAGGGCGGCGATTCGCTGACCCTTCGGCCCGAGTTCACCGCAGGCCTCGCGCGCGCGTACCTCACCAATGGCTGGCAGCAATATGCGCCGCTCAAGCTGGCAACGCACGGTCCGCTGTTCCGCTATGAGCGCCCGCAAAAGGGCCGCTATCGCCAGTTCCACCAGATCGACGCCGAGATCATCGGTGCGGCCGAACCACAAGCAGACGTCGAACTGCTGGTGATGGCCGACCAGATCCTGCGCGAGCTTGGCATCACCGAAGGTGTGACGCTGCAGCTCAACACTTTGGGCGATGCCGCCAGCCGCGATGCCTGGCGTGCCGCGCTGATCGAGCATTTCCGCGCACATAGCGGCGATCTCTCGAAGGATTCGCAGGATCGTCTCGAGCGCAACCCCTTGCGCATCCTCGACAGCAAGGAAGCGCAGGACCGCCCCATCGCCGACAGCGCGCCCGATATCGACGCCTATCTCACCGACGAGGCGGGTGCTTTCTTCGAAAGCGTGACGAACGGCCTCGACGCCGCGGGTGTCGCCTGGACGCGCAATGCGCGACTTGTGCGCGGGCTCGATTACTATCGCCACACCGCGTTCGAGTTCGTCACCGACCGGCTGGGCGCGCAGGGTACGGTGCTCGGCGGCGGGCGCTATGACGGGCTGATCGAGAACCTCGGCGGGCCTCACACGCCTGCGGTTGGATGGGCTGCGGGCATCGAGCGGCTGGCGATGCTGTGTGACGATGCCGTGCTTGGCGGCGGGCTCGATGTCATCATCGCGCTGGAGGACGACCGCGCGCTCGCCGATGCCACGTCGGCGCAGGCCACCTTGCGCAACCACGGCATTTCGAGCGACATGATCGCCACCGGCTCGCCGCGCAAGCGCTATGACAAGGCGGCAAAGATCAACGCCAGCCTGCTGATTTCCTTCCAGCACGATGGCGCGGCAGCCAAAGCGAACATCAAGGCTGCGCCGGACAGCGAACTGCACGCAAGGGTTGCCGCGCTGCTGCAGAGTAGCGCCAGCAACTGA
- a CDS encoding M61 family metallopeptidase translates to MRLFLTASCLALSLAAAPVFAQNSAPQPQPIVDIVPAARDIAFPGVMTLEVDATDIDRAIFSMKQTIPVPPEARTAGRFTLLYPQWLPGNHAPRGEIEKLVGLKFSANGKPLAWQRDSLDVNAFHITVPSGAREVVANFQFVSPTAANQGRVVVAPKMMNLRWNNVSLYPAGYFARNIPVDAIVTWPTGWQAGSAMRAKRSSNSSGGAKIAYERVDFDTLVDSPMFAGAHFKSWPLSDKVTLNVVADAPEFLAATPDQIEAHKRLVTEAEHLFGVRHYDRYDFLLSLSDEMSGIGIEHHRSSENGVGTGYFTDWAKGPGSRNLLPHEMTHSWNGKHRRPQGIWSPDFRQPSRDDLLWVYEGQTQFWGYVLGARSGLFSYQETLDAFANIAAGLDRRTGREWRPLVDTAHDPIIAARRPKGWASWQRSEDYYNEGMLVWLEADQIIRRESGNTRSLQDFARSFFGGREGDWGVVTYELPDVVGALNAVQPYDWQAFLQSRVYQVTTEAPKQGLVLGGYELVYVAEPSAYIRSGEAASGASDLSHSIGLVVEKDGKIAQVIWGSSAFDAGMTVGDQITGVGGRDYSAEMLKAAVASTSQGGKVELLVKRGKRYRETTLSYTGGLRYPALRKTGQGETGLDRLLAPQTR, encoded by the coding sequence TTGCGTCTTTTCCTCACCGCTTCCTGCCTCGCGCTCTCGCTGGCCGCCGCGCCTGTCTTCGCCCAGAACAGTGCGCCTCAGCCGCAGCCGATCGTGGATATCGTTCCCGCAGCGCGCGACATCGCCTTCCCAGGGGTGATGACGCTGGAGGTGGATGCGACCGATATCGACCGCGCCATCTTCTCGATGAAGCAGACCATCCCCGTGCCGCCAGAGGCGCGCACGGCGGGGCGTTTCACATTGCTCTATCCGCAATGGCTGCCGGGCAATCATGCCCCGCGCGGCGAGATCGAGAAGCTGGTCGGCCTCAAATTCTCGGCCAATGGCAAGCCGCTCGCCTGGCAGCGCGATTCGCTCGACGTGAACGCCTTCCACATCACCGTGCCGTCCGGCGCGCGCGAGGTGGTGGCGAATTTCCAGTTCGTCAGCCCCACCGCGGCCAACCAGGGGCGCGTCGTGGTCGCGCCCAAGATGATGAACCTGCGCTGGAACAACGTCTCGCTGTATCCGGCGGGCTATTTCGCGCGCAACATTCCGGTCGATGCGATCGTCACCTGGCCCACCGGCTGGCAGGCGGGCAGCGCTATGCGCGCCAAGCGCAGCTCAAACAGTTCTGGCGGCGCGAAGATTGCCTATGAACGCGTCGATTTCGACACTCTGGTCGACAGCCCGATGTTTGCGGGCGCGCATTTCAAGAGCTGGCCGTTGTCCGACAAGGTCACGCTCAACGTCGTTGCCGACGCACCCGAATTCCTCGCCGCCACCCCCGACCAGATCGAGGCGCACAAACGGCTGGTGACAGAGGCCGAGCACCTGTTCGGCGTGCGGCACTATGACCGCTACGACTTCCTCCTTTCGCTGTCGGACGAGATGAGCGGAATCGGCATCGAGCATCATCGCAGCAGCGAGAACGGCGTGGGAACCGGCTATTTCACCGACTGGGCCAAGGGTCCGGGGTCGCGCAACCTGCTGCCGCACGAGATGACGCACAGCTGGAACGGTAAGCACCGCCGTCCGCAGGGCATCTGGTCGCCCGACTTCCGCCAGCCCAGCCGCGATGACCTGTTGTGGGTGTATGAAGGGCAGACCCAGTTCTGGGGTTATGTGCTGGGCGCGCGCTCCGGATTGTTCAGCTATCAGGAGACGCTCGATGCCTTCGCCAACATCGCTGCCGGGCTTGATCGCCGCACCGGGCGCGAATGGCGGCCGCTGGTGGACACCGCGCACGATCCGATCATCGCCGCGCGCCGCCCCAAGGGGTGGGCGAGCTGGCAGCGCAGCGAGGATTACTACAACGAGGGCATGCTGGTGTGGCTGGAAGCCGACCAGATCATCCGCCGCGAATCGGGCAACACCCGGTCGCTGCAGGACTTTGCGCGCAGCTTCTTTGGCGGGCGTGAAGGCGACTGGGGCGTGGTGACCTATGAACTGCCCGATGTCGTCGGCGCGCTGAACGCGGTCCAGCCCTATGACTGGCAGGCGTTCCTGCAGAGCCGCGTCTATCAGGTGACCACAGAGGCGCCCAAGCAGGGTCTGGTTCTGGGCGGCTATGAATTGGTCTATGTCGCCGAGCCCAGCGCCTATATCAGATCGGGCGAGGCGGCGTCGGGTGCTTCCGATCTCAGCCATTCGATCGGGCTGGTTGTCGAGAAGGACGGCAAGATCGCGCAGGTCATCTGGGGCAGTTCCGCCTTTGATGCCGGGATGACGGTGGGCGACCAGATCACCGGCGTTGGCGGGCGCGATTACTCGGCCGAGATGCTCAAGGCTGCGGTCGCGTCCACCAGCCAGGGCGGCAAGGTCGAACTGCTGGTCAAGCGCGGCAAACGCTACCGCGAAACCACGCTTTCCTATACCGGCGGCTTGCGCTATCCGGCGCTCCGCAAGACGGGGCAGGGCGAAACCGGCCTTGACCGGCTGCTTGCGCCGCAAACCCGCTGA